Proteins found in one Phocoena sinus isolate mPhoSin1 chromosome 19, mPhoSin1.pri, whole genome shotgun sequence genomic segment:
- the ZFP82 gene encoding zinc finger protein 82 homolog isoform X2, with protein sequence MERIKNHGLNRLILKNDWESKRKFEGQEEYFNQVKITSQKVSSYQKHSSFSSHQRIHFVEKPYECKECGKAFRVRQQLTFHHRIHTGEKPYECKECGMAFRQTAHLTRHQRLHSGEKLYECKECGESFICGPDLRVHQKIHIGEKPYECKECGKAFRVRGQLTLHQRIHTGEKPYVCTECGKAFRQYAHLTRHQKLNIADKLYECKECGKAFLCGSGLRVHHKLHTGEKPYECKECGKAFRVRQQLTLHQRIHTGEKPYECKECGKTFSRGYHLILHHRIHTGEKPYECKECWKAFSRYSQLISHQSIHIGVKPYDCKECGKAFRLLSQLTQHQSIHIGEKPYKCKECGKAFRLRQKLTLHQSIHTGEKPFECKECRKAFRLNSSLIQHLRIHSGEKPYECKECKKAFRQHSHLTHHLKIHNVKI encoded by the coding sequence ATGGAGAGAATTAAAAACCATGGCCTTAAcagactcattttaaaaaatgattgggagtccaaaagaaaatttgaaggaCAAGAGGAATATTTCAATCAAGTGAAAATTACATCTCAAAAAGTGTCCTCTTACCAAAAACACTCATCTTTTTCTTcacatcagagaattcattttgtcgagaaaccctatgaatgtaaggaatgtgggaaggcctttagaGTACGCCAACAACTTACCTTTCATCAcagaattcatactggtgagaaaccttatgaatgtaagGAGTGTGGGATGGCCTTTAGACAGACGGCACATCTTACTCGACATCAGAGACTTCATTCCGGTGAAAAACtctatgaatgtaaggaatgtggagaATCTTTCATATGTGGCCCAGACCTTAGAGTACATCAAAAAATTCATATtggtgagaaaccctatgaatgtaaagaatgtgggaaagccttcagagTTCGTGGACAACTTACTCTACATCAGAGgattcatactggtgagaaaccctatgTATGTAcagaatgtgggaaggcctttagaCAGTATGCACACCTTACTCGACATCAGAAGCTTAATATTGCTGACAAACTctatgaatgtaaagaatgtgggaaggcctttttGTGTGGCTCTGGCCTTAGGGTACATCACAAActtcatactggtgagaaaccctatgaatgtaaagaatgtgggaaggcctttagaGTACGACAGCAACTGACACTCcaccagagaattcatactggtgagaaaccctatgaatgtaaggaatgtggaaagaCTTTTAGTCGTGGTTATCATCTTATTCTACATCAcagaattcatactggtgagaaaccttatgaatgtaaggaatgctGGAAGGCCTTTAGTCGTTACTCACAACTTATTTCACACCAGAGTATTCATATTGGTGTTAAACCCTATGACTGTAAGGAATGCGGTAAGGCCTTTAGACTACTCTCACAACTTACACAACATCAGAGTATTCATATTGGTGAGAAACCGTATAAATGTAAGGAATGCGGGAAGGCCTTTAGATTGCGCCAAAAACTTACTCTACATCAGAGCATTCATACTGGTGAAAAACCCTTTGAATGTAAGGAATGTAGGAAGGCCTTTAGGCTTAATTCATCTCTTATTCAGCATCTGAGAATTCATTctggtgagaaaccctatgaatgtaaggaatgtaaGAAGGCCTTTAGACAACATTCACACCTTACCCACCATCTGAAAATtcataatgtaaaaatataa